The following proteins are co-located in the Pseudomonas cavernae genome:
- a CDS encoding alpha-2-macroglobulin family protein, which translates to MPYKGLLLALALTLLSACDSSTPEAPQGAAPPAAGQQAARPPADTKALAQRYAGRELAVVDVSEVQLDGASTLAVTFSVPLDPQQNFADQLHLVDSKSGKVDGAWELADNLMELRLRHLEPQRKLVLTVDAGLRAVNDAKLAKEHVSRLQTRDLQATVGFASRGSLLPTRLAEGLPVIALNVDKVNVEFFRIKPESLPAFLAKWGRSSNLDTWEARQLLPMAELVYGGRFDLKPARNTRETLLLPIAGLEPFKQPGVYLAVLREAGSYSYSQPATLFTLSDIGLSAHRYRDRLDVFTQALEGGKAQAGIDLELLDGDGRSLASGKTDGAGHAELTLPAKAEVLLARQGAQTSLLRLNSAALDLAEFDIAGPQAHPLQFFVFGPRDLYRPGETVLLNALLRDADGRAVKAQPVSVEVRRPDEQVSRKFVWEAGANGLYQYQLELAGEAPTGRWQLLFDLGDGKPQLYEFLVEDFLPERLALELKGRDKPFAPADDPQFGVNGRYLYGAPASGNRLSGQVYVRPLRDAVASLPGYQFGSVTEEELSQNFDLDETSLDAEGNATLAIKSRWAEAKSPLKLILQASLQESGGRPITRRIVQPVWPAARLPGVRGLFDGDSVDADGLAEFELLVADPEGHKLAADGLKVRLVRERRDYYWNFSDSDGWSYHYNEKFLQLSEETVAVKEGGTAKIGFPVEWGPYRVEVEDPQTGLVSSLRFWAGYRWQDNAEGGAVRPDQVKLALDQPAYGAGATAKVRVTPPAAGSGYLLVESSDGPLWWQAIEVPAAGKSFGIPIAKDWARHDLYVSALVIRPGERKANVTPKRAVGLLHLPLQRGERKLALSLQAAEKMRPKQPLKVRVQANNADGTPAQQVQVLVAAVDVGILNITEYQTPDPFASLFGRKAYGADQFDVYGQLIEAGQGRLASLAFGGDAALAGGGKRPETSVTIVALQSQALSLDAQGEGEVSLDIPEFNGELRLMAQAWSDERYGVAEAKTLVAAPLIAELSTPRFLAGGDETSLALDLRNLTEQTQRLDVQLSSEGQLDLSQSNGGQSVPLQLSKGQRTTLRIPVRALGGYGQGKLKVLVQGLELPGESLPAYSREWTLGIRPAYPALVKSFRAVLKEQPWSLPVGTLEAFEPAGREALLQLSSRPPLNLAEQIRALEAYPYGCAEQTTSGLYPALYADAASLQRLGLKGEADEVRRRKIELGIERLLGMQRYNGGFALWSADGEEEYWLTAYVTDFLLRAREQGFGVPAVALQKASARLLRYLQERNLIEVAYSDSAAHSRFAVQAYAGYVLARSQQAPLGALRSLYERRSDARSGLPLVQLAVALKLMGDQPRADDALAAGLAHGRDGDAWLADYGSALRDQALILALLEEHDLAAGSREERLFGLADELAGQQYLSTQERNALFLAGRGLLGQPERDWQAELWVAGQSRALSNAAPALKLEGAALAEPLSLRNLGTEALYQRLSISGYPSSPPPASGDNLKIHRDYLGMNGEPLDLEALPSGELVLVHLAIESQQRVPDALVVDLLPAGLELENQNLASSTASLADASGALKDWLKSMQNASLKHQEFRGDRYVAALDVGGYGTTHLLYLARAVTPGTYRVPPPQVESMYRPNWQALGETPARLVVKGR; encoded by the coding sequence ATGCCGTACAAGGGATTGTTGCTGGCCCTGGCGCTCACCCTCTTGAGCGCCTGCGATTCCTCCACCCCCGAGGCGCCGCAAGGCGCCGCGCCACCGGCCGCCGGGCAGCAGGCGGCGCGCCCGCCGGCCGACACTAAGGCCCTGGCGCAGCGCTATGCCGGCCGCGAACTGGCGGTGGTGGATGTCTCGGAAGTGCAGCTGGACGGCGCCAGCACCTTGGCGGTGACCTTCTCGGTGCCGCTCGACCCGCAGCAGAACTTCGCCGACCAGCTGCATCTGGTCGACAGCAAGAGCGGCAAGGTCGACGGCGCCTGGGAGCTGGCCGACAACCTGATGGAGCTGCGCCTGCGCCACCTCGAACCGCAGCGCAAGCTGGTGCTCACCGTCGACGCCGGGCTGCGCGCGGTGAACGATGCCAAGCTGGCCAAGGAGCACGTCAGCCGCCTGCAGACCCGCGACCTGCAGGCCACGGTCGGCTTCGCCAGCCGCGGTTCGCTGTTGCCGACCCGCCTGGCCGAAGGGCTGCCGGTGATCGCCCTGAACGTCGACAAGGTCAACGTCGAGTTCTTCCGCATCAAACCGGAGTCGCTGCCGGCCTTCCTCGCCAAGTGGGGGCGCAGCAGCAACCTAGACACCTGGGAGGCGCGCCAGCTCCTGCCCATGGCCGAGCTGGTGTACGGCGGGCGTTTCGACCTCAAGCCGGCGCGCAACACCCGCGAAACCCTGCTGCTGCCGATCGCCGGACTGGAGCCGTTCAAGCAGCCGGGGGTGTACCTGGCGGTGCTGCGCGAGGCCGGCAGCTACAGCTATTCGCAGCCGGCGACGCTATTCACCCTGAGCGACATCGGCCTGTCGGCGCACCGCTACCGCGACCGCCTCGACGTGTTCACCCAGGCCCTGGAGGGCGGCAAGGCGCAGGCCGGCATCGACCTCGAACTGCTCGACGGCGACGGCCGCAGCCTCGCCAGCGGCAAGACCGACGGCGCCGGCCACGCCGAACTGACGCTGCCGGCCAAGGCCGAAGTGCTGCTCGCCCGCCAGGGCGCGCAGACCAGCCTGTTGCGCCTGAATAGCGCGGCGCTGGACCTGGCCGAATTCGACATCGCCGGGCCGCAGGCGCACCCGCTGCAATTCTTCGTGTTCGGCCCGCGCGATCTGTATCGCCCCGGCGAGACCGTGCTGCTCAACGCCCTGCTGCGCGACGCCGACGGCCGCGCGGTCAAGGCCCAGCCGGTGAGTGTCGAAGTGCGCCGGCCGGACGAGCAGGTCAGCCGCAAGTTCGTCTGGGAAGCCGGTGCCAACGGCCTCTACCAGTACCAGCTGGAATTGGCCGGCGAGGCGCCGACCGGGCGCTGGCAACTGCTGTTCGACCTCGGCGACGGCAAGCCGCAGCTGTACGAATTCCTCGTCGAAGACTTCCTGCCCGAGCGCCTGGCCCTGGAGCTGAAGGGCCGCGATAAGCCCTTCGCCCCGGCCGACGACCCGCAGTTCGGCGTCAACGGTCGCTATCTCTACGGCGCGCCGGCGTCCGGCAACCGCCTCAGCGGCCAGGTCTATGTGCGCCCGCTACGTGACGCGGTGGCGAGCCTGCCGGGCTACCAATTCGGCTCGGTGACCGAAGAGGAGCTGAGCCAGAACTTCGACCTCGACGAAACCAGCCTCGACGCCGAGGGCAACGCCACCCTGGCCATCAAGAGTCGCTGGGCCGAGGCCAAGTCGCCGCTCAAGCTGATCCTCCAGGCCAGCCTGCAGGAGTCCGGCGGCCGCCCGATCACCCGGCGCATCGTCCAGCCGGTGTGGCCGGCCGCGCGCCTGCCGGGCGTGCGCGGGCTGTTCGACGGCGACAGCGTGGACGCCGACGGCCTGGCCGAGTTCGAACTGCTGGTCGCCGACCCCGAGGGCCACAAGCTCGCCGCCGACGGCCTCAAGGTGCGCCTGGTGCGCGAGCGCCGCGACTACTACTGGAACTTCTCGGACAGCGACGGCTGGAGTTACCACTACAACGAGAAGTTCCTCCAGCTCAGCGAAGAGACTGTGGCGGTGAAGGAGGGCGGCACCGCCAAGATCGGTTTCCCGGTCGAGTGGGGCCCGTACCGGGTCGAGGTCGAAGACCCGCAGACCGGTCTGGTCAGCAGCCTGCGTTTCTGGGCCGGCTACCGCTGGCAGGACAACGCCGAAGGCGGCGCGGTGCGCCCCGATCAGGTCAAGCTGGCGCTGGACCAGCCGGCCTACGGCGCCGGCGCCACGGCCAAGGTCAGGGTCACGCCGCCGGCCGCCGGCAGCGGCTACCTGCTGGTCGAGTCCAGCGACGGTCCGCTGTGGTGGCAGGCCATCGAGGTGCCGGCGGCGGGCAAGAGCTTCGGCATTCCGATCGCCAAGGATTGGGCGCGCCACGACCTGTACGTCAGCGCCCTGGTGATCCGCCCCGGCGAGCGCAAGGCCAACGTCACGCCCAAGCGCGCGGTCGGCCTGTTGCATCTGCCGTTGCAGCGCGGCGAACGCAAGCTGGCGCTGAGCCTGCAGGCGGCGGAGAAGATGCGCCCCAAGCAGCCGCTGAAGGTGCGCGTGCAGGCCAACAATGCCGACGGCACGCCGGCCCAGCAGGTGCAGGTGCTGGTCGCCGCGGTCGACGTCGGCATCCTCAACATCACTGAGTACCAGACGCCCGATCCGTTCGCCAGCCTGTTCGGCCGCAAGGCCTACGGCGCCGACCAGTTCGACGTCTACGGCCAGCTGATCGAGGCCGGGCAGGGGCGTCTCGCCAGCCTGGCGTTCGGCGGCGACGCGGCGCTGGCGGGCGGCGGCAAGCGTCCGGAGACCAGCGTCACCATAGTCGCGCTGCAGAGCCAGGCGTTGAGTCTGGACGCGCAAGGCGAGGGCGAAGTCAGCCTCGACATCCCCGAGTTCAACGGCGAACTGCGCCTGATGGCACAGGCCTGGAGCGACGAGCGCTACGGCGTGGCCGAGGCCAAGACCCTGGTCGCCGCGCCGCTGATCGCCGAGCTGTCGACCCCACGCTTCCTCGCCGGCGGCGACGAAACCAGTTTGGCCCTGGACCTGCGCAACCTCACCGAGCAGACCCAGCGGCTCGACGTGCAGCTGAGTAGCGAGGGCCAACTCGATCTGAGCCAGAGCAACGGCGGGCAAAGCGTGCCGCTGCAACTGAGCAAGGGCCAGCGCACCACCCTGCGCATCCCGGTGCGCGCGCTCGGCGGCTACGGCCAGGGCAAGCTCAAGGTCCTGGTCCAGGGCCTCGAACTGCCCGGCGAGAGCCTGCCGGCCTACAGCCGCGAATGGACCCTGGGCATCCGCCCGGCCTATCCGGCGCTAGTGAAGAGCTTCCGCGCGGTGCTCAAGGAGCAGCCCTGGAGCCTGCCGGTCGGCACCCTCGAGGCCTTCGAGCCGGCCGGGCGCGAGGCGTTGCTGCAACTGTCCAGCCGTCCGCCGCTGAACCTCGCCGAGCAGATCCGCGCGCTCGAGGCCTATCCCTACGGCTGCGCCGAGCAGACCACCAGCGGCCTGTATCCGGCGCTGTACGCCGATGCCGCCAGCCTGCAGCGCCTCGGCCTGAAGGGCGAGGCGGACGAGGTGCGGCGGCGCAAGATCGAGTTGGGCATCGAACGCCTGCTCGGCATGCAGCGCTACAACGGCGGCTTCGCCCTGTGGAGCGCCGACGGCGAGGAGGAGTACTGGTTGACCGCCTACGTCACCGACTTCCTCCTGCGCGCCCGCGAGCAGGGCTTCGGCGTGCCGGCCGTAGCGCTGCAGAAGGCCAGCGCGCGGCTGCTGCGCTACCTGCAGGAGCGCAACCTGATCGAGGTCGCCTACAGCGACAGCGCCGCGCACAGCCGCTTCGCCGTGCAGGCCTATGCCGGCTACGTCCTGGCGCGCAGCCAGCAGGCGCCGCTCGGCGCCCTGCGCAGCCTGTACGAGCGGCGCAGCGACGCGCGCTCCGGCCTGCCGCTGGTGCAGCTGGCGGTGGCGCTCAAGCTGATGGGCGACCAGCCGCGCGCCGACGATGCCCTGGCCGCCGGCCTCGCCCACGGGCGCGACGGCGACGCCTGGCTGGCCGACTACGGCAGCGCGCTGCGCGACCAGGCGCTGATCCTCGCCCTGCTGGAGGAACACGACCTGGCCGCCGGCAGTCGCGAGGAGCGCCTGTTCGGCCTGGCCGACGAACTGGCCGGCCAGCAGTACCTCTCGACCCAGGAGCGCAACGCGCTGTTCCTCGCCGGCCGCGGCCTGCTCGGCCAGCCCGAGCGCGACTGGCAGGCCGAGCTGTGGGTGGCCGGGCAGAGCCGCGCGCTGAGCAACGCCGCGCCGGCGCTGAAGCTGGAGGGTGCGGCCCTGGCCGAGCCGCTGAGCCTGCGCAATCTCGGCACTGAGGCGCTGTACCAGCGCCTGAGCATCTCCGGCTACCCGAGCAGCCCGCCGCCG
- a CDS encoding MATE family efflux transporter, whose amino-acid sequence MSSIRDAWRHAPTHRKVWALALPMILSNLSVPLVALVDSAVVGHLPHAHQLGAVAVGSTLYTLIVGTLGFLRMGTTGFAAQAAGRDDGGALRQILLQGLLLALALALLLGSLALPLSGLALGLMNPSAELDSLTRSFFHIRLLGLPATLANYALVGWFLGRQNARAPLAILLTTNLLNAVLSVTFVLGLDWGVVGAARAAVLAEWSGALLGLALSRGALRRHPGRIDWPALRRWISWRPLLAVNRDIFIRSLALQGVFFLLTVQGTRLGDATVAANALLLNGLLLTAYALDGLAHAMEALCGHAIGARDRLALRRALTVTGLWALLGSLAFALLFGLGGRLFVELQSDIAAVRAVAYVYLPYLAALPLVSVWSYLLDGLFIGATRAREMRDAMLIAVLLALPLGWLLQGLGNHGLWLAFLAFMLIRGLSLGAFAWRLSRADAWFR is encoded by the coding sequence ATGTCCTCGATCCGCGACGCCTGGCGGCACGCCCCGACCCACCGCAAGGTGTGGGCGCTGGCGCTGCCGATGATCCTCTCCAACCTGTCCGTGCCGCTGGTGGCGCTGGTCGACAGCGCGGTGGTCGGCCACCTGCCGCACGCCCACCAGCTCGGCGCGGTGGCGGTCGGCAGCACGCTGTACACGCTGATCGTCGGCACCCTCGGCTTCCTGCGCATGGGCACCACCGGCTTCGCCGCCCAGGCCGCCGGCCGGGACGATGGCGGCGCGCTGCGGCAGATCCTCCTGCAGGGCCTGCTGCTGGCGCTGGCCCTGGCGCTGCTGCTGGGCAGCCTGGCGTTACCGCTCAGCGGCCTGGCGCTGGGGCTGATGAACCCCTCGGCCGAGCTCGACAGCCTGACCCGCAGCTTCTTCCATATCCGCCTGCTCGGCCTGCCGGCGACCCTGGCCAACTACGCGCTGGTCGGCTGGTTCCTCGGCAGGCAGAACGCCCGCGCGCCGCTGGCCATCCTGCTGACCACCAACCTGCTGAACGCCGTACTGAGCGTCACTTTCGTCCTCGGCCTCGACTGGGGCGTGGTCGGCGCCGCGCGGGCGGCGGTGCTGGCCGAATGGAGCGGCGCGCTGCTCGGCCTGGCGCTCAGCCGCGGCGCTCTGCGTCGCCATCCGGGGCGGATCGACTGGCCGGCGCTGCGCCGCTGGATCAGCTGGCGACCGCTGCTGGCGGTGAACCGCGACATCTTCATCCGCTCGCTGGCGCTGCAGGGGGTGTTCTTCCTGCTCACCGTGCAGGGCACCCGCCTCGGCGATGCCACGGTGGCGGCCAACGCCCTGCTGCTCAACGGCCTGCTGCTCACCGCCTACGCCCTCGACGGCCTGGCGCATGCCATGGAGGCGCTGTGCGGGCATGCCATCGGCGCCCGCGACCGCCTGGCGCTGCGCCGCGCGCTGACCGTCACCGGCCTCTGGGCGCTGCTCGGCAGCCTGGCCTTCGCCCTGCTGTTCGGCCTCGGCGGGCGGCTGTTCGTCGAGTTGCAGAGCGATATCGCCGCGGTGCGCGCGGTCGCTTACGTCTATTTGCCCTATCTGGCCGCGCTGCCGCTGGTCTCGGTGTGGAGCTACCTGCTCGACGGCCTGTTTATCGGTGCCACCCGCGCGCGGGAGATGCGCGACGCCATGCTCATCGCCGTGCTGCTCGCCCTGCCGCTCGGCTGGCTGCTGCAAGGCTTGGGCAACCACGGCCTGTGGCTGGCGTTCCTGGCCTTCATGCTGATCCGCGGCCTCAGCCTCGGCGCCTTCGCCTGGCGCCTGAGCCGCGCCGACGCCTGGTTCCGCTAG
- a CDS encoding DUF2214 family protein, with protein sequence MGQAIAAYLHFLSIFVLFALLTTEHVLFKSALADVQRARSLVRIDMAYGLSAGLVLLTGAVRVLWYGKGMDYYLHNGLFHAKVGLFILVGLISILPTATFLNWRNDLKAGQLPQLSPAQATRVIMTIRLELVLLVLIPLLAVLMASGYGVIGS encoded by the coding sequence ATGGGCCAAGCCATCGCCGCCTACCTGCATTTCCTGTCGATCTTCGTGCTGTTCGCCCTGCTGACCACCGAGCACGTGCTGTTCAAGTCGGCGCTGGCGGATGTCCAGCGCGCCCGCAGCCTGGTCCGCATCGACATGGCCTACGGCCTGAGCGCCGGCCTGGTGCTGCTCACCGGCGCCGTGCGCGTGCTGTGGTATGGCAAGGGCATGGACTACTACCTGCACAACGGCCTGTTCCACGCCAAGGTCGGCCTGTTCATCCTGGTCGGCCTGATCTCGATCCTGCCGACCGCCACCTTCCTCAACTGGCGCAACGACCTCAAGGCTGGCCAGCTGCCGCAGCTCAGCCCGGCGCAGGCCACGCGGGTGATCATGACCATCCGCCTGGAGCTGGTGCTGCTGGTGCTGATTCCGCTGCTGGCGGTGTTGATGGCCAGCGGCTATGGGGTCATCGGCAGCTAG
- the speA gene encoding arginine decarboxylase, with protein sequence MSVRRTRKDDGSQWTVADSRSVYGIRHWGAGYFAINDAGRVEVRPNGAASAPIDLFAQVDELRQSGLSLPLLVRFPDILQDRVRQLTGAFDANIERLEYQSRYTALYPIKVNQQEAVVENIIATQDVSIGLEAGSKPELLAVLALAPKGGTIVCNGYKDREFIKLALMGQKLGHNVFIVIEKESEVQLVIEEAAELKVAPQIGLRVRLSSLASSKWADTGGEKSKFGLSAAQLLSVVERFRAAGLDQGIRLLHFHMGSQIANLADYQHGFKEAIRYYGELRGLGLPVDHIDVGGGLGVDYDGTHSRNASSINYDMDDYAGVVVGMLKEFCDAQGLPHPHIFSESGRSLTAHHAVLVMQVTDVERHNDAVPLIDDLASLPETVRWLAELLGPTDIEMVTETYWRATHYMGDVAAQYAEGKLSLQQKALAEQCYFAVCRRLHNSLKARQRSHRAVLDELNDKLADKYICNFSVFQSLPDTWAIGQILPILPLNRLDEEPLRRAVLQDLTCDSDGKIKQYVDEQSIETSLPVHELKDGEDYLLGVFLVGAYQEILGDMHNLFGDTDSVNLYQNPDGSVYHAGIETHDTIEDMLRYVHLSPEELMTHYRDKVASAKISARERTQFLDALRLGLTRSSYLAS encoded by the coding sequence ATGTCCGTACGACGCACACGTAAAGATGACGGTAGCCAATGGACAGTCGCGGACAGCCGCAGCGTCTATGGCATTCGCCACTGGGGCGCCGGCTATTTCGCCATCAACGACGCAGGCCGCGTCGAGGTGCGCCCGAATGGCGCCGCTAGCGCGCCGATCGACCTGTTCGCCCAGGTCGACGAGCTGCGCCAGAGCGGCCTGTCGCTGCCGCTGCTGGTGCGCTTCCCGGACATCCTGCAGGACCGCGTGCGCCAGCTGACCGGCGCCTTCGACGCCAACATCGAGCGCCTCGAATACCAGAGCCGCTACACCGCGTTGTACCCGATCAAGGTCAACCAGCAGGAAGCGGTGGTGGAAAACATCATCGCCACCCAGGACGTCTCGATCGGCCTCGAAGCCGGCTCCAAGCCCGAACTGCTGGCCGTGCTGGCGCTGGCGCCTAAGGGCGGCACCATCGTCTGCAACGGCTACAAGGACCGCGAGTTCATCAAGCTGGCGCTGATGGGCCAGAAGCTCGGCCACAACGTGTTCATCGTCATCGAGAAGGAATCCGAGGTGCAGCTGGTGATCGAGGAGGCGGCCGAGCTCAAGGTCGCCCCGCAGATCGGCCTGCGCGTGCGCCTGTCGTCGCTGGCCTCGTCGAAGTGGGCGGACACCGGCGGCGAGAAGTCCAAGTTCGGCCTGTCGGCCGCGCAGCTGCTGTCGGTGGTCGAGCGTTTCCGCGCCGCCGGCCTGGACCAGGGCATCCGCCTGCTGCACTTCCACATGGGCTCGCAGATCGCTAACCTGGCCGATTACCAGCACGGCTTCAAGGAAGCCATCCGCTACTACGGCGAGCTGCGCGGCCTCGGCCTGCCGGTCGACCACATCGACGTCGGCGGCGGCCTGGGCGTCGACTACGACGGCACCCACTCGCGCAACGCCAGCTCGATCAACTACGACATGGACGACTACGCCGGCGTGGTGGTCGGCATGCTCAAGGAATTCTGCGACGCCCAGGGCCTGCCGCACCCGCACATCTTCTCCGAGAGCGGCCGCTCGCTGACCGCCCACCACGCGGTGCTGGTCATGCAGGTCACCGACGTCGAGCGCCACAACGACGCGGTGCCGCTGATCGACGACCTCGCCAGCCTGCCGGAAACCGTGCGCTGGCTGGCCGAGCTGCTCGGCCCCACCGACATCGAGATGGTTACCGAGACCTACTGGCGCGCCACCCACTACATGGGCGACGTCGCCGCGCAGTACGCCGAAGGCAAGCTCAGCCTGCAGCAGAAGGCGCTGGCCGAGCAGTGCTACTTCGCCGTCTGCCGCCGTCTGCACAACTCGTTGAAGGCCCGCCAGCGCTCGCACCGCGCGGTGCTCGACGAGCTCAACGACAAGCTGGCGGACAAGTACATCTGCAACTTCTCGGTGTTCCAGAGCCTGCCGGACACCTGGGCGATCGGCCAGATCCTGCCGATCCTGCCGCTCAACCGCCTGGACGAGGAGCCGCTGCGCCGCGCCGTGCTGCAGGACCTGACCTGCGACTCGGATGGCAAGATCAAGCAGTACGTCGACGAGCAGAGCATCGAGACCAGCCTGCCGGTGCACGAGCTGAAGGACGGCGAGGACTACCTGCTCGGGGTGTTCCTGGTCGGCGCCTACCAGGAAATCCTCGGCGACATGCACAACCTGTTCGGCGACACCGACTCGGTGAACCTCTACCAGAACCCGGACGGCAGCGTGTACCACGCCGGCATCGAGACCCACGACACCATCGAGGACATGCTGCGCTACGTGCACCTGTCGCCCGAGGAACTGATGACCCACTACCGCGACAAGGTCGCCAGCGCGAAGATCAGCGCCCGCGAACGCACCCAGTTCCTCGACGCCCTGCGCCTCGGGCTGACGCGCTCGTCCTATCTGGCGTCCTGA
- a CDS encoding translation initiation factor Sui1, which translates to MVKKASSFAALSGLVYSTDGGRHCPDCGQPVDACICKQNLIPAGDGIARVRRETKGRGGKTVTTVSGVPLAEEPLKELASVLKKRCGTGGALKDGIIEIQGDHVELLLGELLKRGFKAKKSGG; encoded by the coding sequence GTGGTCAAGAAAGCTTCGTCATTCGCCGCCCTCAGCGGCCTGGTCTATTCCACCGATGGCGGTCGGCATTGCCCCGACTGCGGCCAGCCGGTGGACGCCTGCATCTGCAAGCAGAACCTGATTCCCGCAGGCGATGGCATCGCCCGCGTGCGCCGCGAAACCAAGGGCCGTGGCGGCAAGACGGTGACCACCGTCAGCGGCGTGCCGCTTGCCGAGGAGCCGCTCAAGGAGCTGGCCAGCGTGCTGAAGAAGCGCTGTGGCACCGGCGGCGCGCTGAAGGACGGGATCATCGAGATCCAGGGCGACCATGTCGAGCTGCTGCTCGGCGAACTGCTCAAGCGCGGCTTTAAAGCCAAGAAATCCGGCGGCTGA
- a CDS encoding NUDIX hydrolase: protein MAPDEAAHRAASDAERVAWVDEHDRPLGGVPRAELRARRLIGRGTYILLFNSAGELCVHRRTLSKALYPGYWDVAAGGMVLEGESYADSAARELAEELGISGVELVEHAHFLYDAPESRLWCMAYSAVSDAPLVLQPEEVLEARFIPLTEALAETRVKPYCPDSLAALQRYLAARS, encoded by the coding sequence ATGGCGCCGGATGAAGCGGCCCACCGGGCGGCCTCGGATGCCGAACGGGTGGCCTGGGTCGACGAGCACGACCGCCCGTTGGGCGGCGTGCCGCGCGCCGAGCTGCGCGCGCGGCGGCTGATCGGCCGCGGCACCTATATCCTCTTGTTCAACAGCGCCGGCGAGCTGTGCGTGCACCGGCGCACCCTGAGCAAGGCGCTGTACCCCGGCTACTGGGACGTGGCCGCCGGCGGCATGGTGCTGGAAGGCGAGAGCTACGCCGACTCGGCCGCCCGCGAGCTGGCCGAGGAGCTGGGCATCAGCGGGGTCGAGCTGGTCGAGCACGCGCACTTCCTCTACGACGCCCCGGAAAGCCGGTTGTGGTGCATGGCCTATTCGGCGGTGTCCGACGCGCCGCTGGTGCTGCAGCCGGAAGAAGTGCTGGAGGCGCGCTTTATCCCGCTGACGGAAGCCCTCGCGGAAACCCGGGTCAAACCCTATTGCCCGGATTCGCTGGCGGCGCTGCAGCGCTATCTGGCTGCACGTTCGTAG
- a CDS encoding DUF2333 family protein, protein MLDWKNRATGASARTADTVEGARSYFAGLWSRALGVLVGLYLLVTLVVGWYWSQEPELFPVQQHAKVAAEEAQRQLVTGYTTVETLKQVASTLLDKSGGYLSNDLAPPGLWLDNMPSWEYGVLVQVRDLSRALRKDFARSQSQSTEDADLSKAEPRFNFDNKSWALPASESEYREGVKILDRYLVRLANPNQPNAQFYARADNLNNWLGDVATRLGSLSQRLSASVGRVRLDTDQAPSAAGEAPALSEQRVATPWLQIDNVFYEARGQAWALSHILRAIEVDFADVLAKKNATVSVRQIIRELEAAQEPLWSPMVLNGSGYGILANHSLVMANYISRANAAVIDLRQLLSQG, encoded by the coding sequence ATGCTGGACTGGAAGAACCGCGCGACTGGCGCCAGCGCGCGCACCGCCGATACCGTCGAGGGCGCGCGCAGCTATTTTGCCGGGCTGTGGAGCCGCGCCCTGGGCGTGCTGGTGGGCTTGTACCTGCTGGTGACCCTGGTGGTCGGCTGGTACTGGAGCCAGGAGCCGGAGCTGTTCCCGGTGCAGCAGCATGCCAAAGTCGCCGCCGAGGAGGCCCAGCGCCAACTGGTGACCGGCTACACCACGGTGGAAACCCTCAAGCAGGTCGCCAGCACCCTGCTGGACAAGTCCGGCGGCTACCTGTCCAACGACCTGGCCCCGCCCGGCCTGTGGCTGGACAACATGCCGAGTTGGGAATACGGCGTGTTGGTGCAGGTACGCGACCTGTCGCGGGCGCTGCGCAAGGACTTCGCCCGTTCGCAGTCGCAGTCCACCGAGGACGCCGACCTGTCCAAGGCCGAGCCGCGCTTCAACTTCGACAACAAGAGCTGGGCGCTGCCGGCCTCCGAGTCGGAGTACCGCGAGGGGGTCAAGATCCTCGACCGCTACCTCGTGCGCCTGGCCAATCCCAATCAGCCGAACGCGCAGTTCTATGCGCGCGCCGACAACCTCAACAACTGGCTGGGCGATGTCGCCACCCGCCTCGGTTCGTTGTCGCAGCGGCTGTCCGCCAGTGTCGGCCGGGTGCGCCTGGATACCGACCAGGCACCGTCTGCCGCCGGTGAGGCGCCGGCCCTCAGCGAGCAGCGCGTGGCCACCCCCTGGCTGCAGATCGACAACGTGTTCTACGAGGCGCGTGGCCAGGCCTGGGCGCTGTCGCACATCCTGCGCGCCATCGAGGTGGACTTCGCCGACGTGCTGGCGAAGAAGAACGCCACGGTCAGCGTGCGGCAGATCATCCGCGAGCTGGAGGCGGCGCAGGAGCCGCTGTGGAGCCCGATGGTGCTGAACGGCAGCGGCTACGGCATCCTCGCCAACCACTCGCTGGTGATGGCCAACTACATCTCGCGCGCCAACGCCGCGGTGATCGACCTGCGCCAGCTGCTGAGCCAGGGCTGA